A portion of the Blastopirellula sediminis genome contains these proteins:
- a CDS encoding MBL fold metallo-hydrolase, whose translation MDFQKSLCNLERRLASDQSHYHETPGDNLTANSLRCRIHRGCHEIGGNCVELEACGQRIILDLGLPLQNSSAELPCIDGLLAEDRSLLGVFVSHPHPDHYGLLEQLTTPVPVFMGKAARRLIETSAFFTRLPTLGDVQPQTYEDGSPLQLGPFTVTPVRIDHSAFDSYCLLVEAEGKRLFYSGDIRGHGGNAHLFQSVLDNPPPKIDVLICEGTHIGRIPDFAYPDEKSVADGMLEVFQQTEGMCLVWCSSQNVDRIASVWEACRRSGRNLILDLYTAEILRAVDDPSLPTPGKDGVKMFLPHNQRSRIIRENAHDILDPYSKRRIYPEYLNAAAPSSVMIFRPSMLEDLKRAECLNGASLITSVWSGYLLRNEAELTELKRMNIERFQIHTSGHATADEIRRFVAAFPESRVVPIHSENPSGFTEMAERVELKNDGEWWVV comes from the coding sequence TTGGATTTTCAAAAATCGCTTTGTAACCTTGAGCGGCGGCTGGCATCCGACCAGTCTCACTACCACGAAACCCCGGGAGATAATTTGACAGCAAACAGTCTACGTTGCCGCATCCATCGAGGATGCCATGAAATTGGCGGAAATTGCGTCGAGCTGGAAGCTTGCGGCCAGCGAATCATTCTCGATTTAGGGCTTCCGCTTCAGAATTCCAGCGCCGAGCTTCCCTGCATCGACGGCCTCCTTGCGGAAGATCGATCTCTCCTCGGCGTGTTTGTTTCCCACCCACACCCGGATCATTACGGGCTACTGGAGCAACTCACCACGCCTGTTCCGGTCTTTATGGGAAAGGCAGCGCGTCGACTGATCGAGACGAGCGCATTCTTTACCCGTCTGCCGACGCTCGGCGACGTTCAACCGCAGACCTACGAAGATGGATCGCCGCTTCAGCTGGGGCCGTTCACCGTCACGCCGGTGCGTATCGATCACTCGGCCTTTGACAGCTATTGCCTGCTTGTCGAGGCGGAGGGAAAACGGCTCTTCTACTCTGGCGATATCCGCGGGCACGGAGGCAACGCCCATCTATTCCAAAGCGTGCTCGACAACCCTCCGCCCAAGATCGACGTTCTAATCTGCGAGGGGACGCACATTGGGCGGATACCGGACTTTGCGTACCCCGACGAGAAATCGGTGGCAGATGGGATGCTGGAAGTCTTCCAGCAGACGGAAGGAATGTGCCTGGTTTGGTGTTCGAGTCAAAACGTCGACCGAATCGCCTCGGTTTGGGAAGCGTGTCGACGTTCCGGCCGAAATCTGATTCTCGACCTTTACACGGCCGAAATCCTGCGGGCGGTCGATGATCCCTCGCTACCGACGCCCGGCAAAGATGGCGTGAAGATGTTTCTTCCGCATAACCAACGCTCACGAATCATCCGGGAGAACGCCCATGACATTCTTGATCCCTATTCCAAACGCCGCATCTACCCGGAATACCTAAATGCTGCGGCGCCAAGTTCCGTCATGATCTTCCGTCCTTCGATGCTGGAAGATCTCAAGCGAGCCGAATGCCTAAACGGCGCAAGCTTGATTACGTCTGTTTGGTCCGGTTATCTTCTACGCAACGAAGCGGAGCTGACCGAATTGAAGAGGATGAATATCGAAAGATTTCAAATTCACACTTCCGGGCACGCCACCGCCGACGAAATACGTCGTTTCGTCGCCGCCTTTCCAGAATCCCGCGTTGTTCCGATTCACTCGGAGAATCCAAGCGGATTTACGGAAATGGCGGAGCGGGTGGAATTGAAAAACGATGGTGAGTGGTGGGTTGTCTAA
- a CDS encoding bile acid:sodium symporter family protein, whose protein sequence is MGIEVAIVGGLIAMAIVATRFFKGVSFTAWVLVGVGMAFCYPDAFQAWWGMPLSLLIVPLIQLIMFGMGTTLSLGDFLRIFREPWPVLLGIVLQYGVMPITGYLLVVAFGFRGELAAGIILTGACSGGVASNLMSYIGRGNVALSVTMTALSTLIAPIMTPLAMTTFAGQYINVDALAMLMGVVKIIIAPVLAGIVANAILYSRQAWLQRSVALLSFAAAFSILGTVTLLLPSQYEGIKQCLALSLFLIAVMSLAKMIMLTRGRKDNQWLDRALPLLSMFGICAILTIITAQTYDVLIQVGGLLFVAAALHNAIGLALGYWGAKFVGKLTGLAGFRLGIFASPNSRLSEADCRTVAFEVGLQNTGMATGLAINVLKSHLAALPPNVFGTWMNISGSLLANYWGRSVEPSQDGVEEIEVGQEPLS, encoded by the coding sequence ATGGGCATTGAAGTTGCGATCGTCGGCGGCTTGATCGCGATGGCGATAGTTGCGACCCGTTTTTTTAAGGGCGTATCGTTTACCGCGTGGGTCCTTGTCGGCGTCGGGATGGCGTTCTGTTATCCAGACGCTTTTCAGGCTTGGTGGGGGATGCCGCTGTCGTTGCTGATCGTTCCGTTGATTCAATTGATCATGTTCGGAATGGGGACGACCCTGAGTCTCGGCGACTTCCTGCGGATCTTTCGAGAGCCTTGGCCGGTGCTTCTGGGAATTGTGCTCCAGTACGGCGTCATGCCGATCACCGGGTATTTGCTGGTGGTCGCATTTGGATTTCGCGGAGAATTGGCTGCCGGGATTATTCTCACCGGGGCGTGCTCTGGGGGAGTCGCTTCCAATCTGATGAGCTATATCGGCCGCGGGAATGTCGCCTTGTCGGTGACGATGACGGCTCTTTCGACGCTTATCGCTCCGATCATGACGCCGCTGGCGATGACGACGTTTGCAGGTCAATACATCAACGTCGACGCTTTGGCGATGCTGATGGGCGTGGTCAAAATCATCATCGCCCCCGTTTTGGCCGGAATCGTTGCGAATGCAATTCTCTATAGTCGGCAGGCATGGCTGCAACGATCGGTAGCGCTGCTCAGTTTTGCCGCGGCATTCTCGATTTTGGGGACGGTTACGCTCCTCTTGCCCTCACAGTACGAAGGGATCAAGCAGTGCCTTGCGCTTTCCCTATTTCTGATCGCGGTGATGTCGCTGGCGAAGATGATCATGCTGACCCGCGGAAGGAAAGACAATCAATGGCTTGATCGAGCGCTCCCCCTTTTGTCGATGTTCGGCATCTGCGCCATCTTGACCATCATCACGGCCCAAACCTACGACGTCCTGATTCAAGTGGGCGGGCTGTTGTTTGTCGCGGCCGCGTTGCACAACGCCATCGGACTCGCGCTCGGCTACTGGGGAGCGAAATTTGTCGGCAAGCTGACGGGCTTGGCCGGCTTTCGACTCGGCATTTTTGCCTCACCGAATTCAAGACTCTCGGAGGCGGACTGTAGGACCGTCGCATTTGAAGTTGGACTGCAAAACACCGGCATGGCGACCGGACTAGCGATCAACGTGCTCAAGAGCCATTTGGCCGCACTGCCTCCGAACGTTTTTGGAACCTGGATGAACATCTCAGGTTCGCTACTCGCCAATTATTGGGGGCGAAGCGTAGAGCCCAGTCAGGATGGGGTGGAAGAGATCGAAGTTGGACAAGAACCTCTTTCGTGA
- a CDS encoding sigma-70 family RNA polymerase sigma factor, with translation MNELTDHTLRIQQLFVQYQSQLKAFAIALSPSFAQADDLLQETFLTVTAKAHEFDLESNFLAWSRAILRFKVLEARRAAGVPTVDYLDSLVAACPENWGSDERLHRLTQCIQDLAPKAREIILLRYQREHSPSQIAEMLSRTVNSINVALSKARLALRDCLDRKVQPGSPQ, from the coding sequence ATGAATGAATTGACCGACCACACGCTGCGGATACAGCAACTTTTTGTGCAGTACCAATCGCAACTGAAAGCGTTTGCGATTGCCCTGAGCCCCAGCTTCGCCCAGGCCGATGACCTGCTGCAGGAAACGTTCCTGACGGTCACCGCGAAGGCGCATGAGTTTGATCTGGAAAGCAATTTCCTGGCCTGGAGCCGGGCGATCCTCCGGTTCAAAGTGCTGGAAGCTCGCCGCGCGGCTGGCGTTCCCACGGTTGACTACCTCGACTCGCTGGTCGCCGCTTGCCCCGAGAATTGGGGCAGCGATGAACGACTCCATCGGCTAACCCAATGCATTCAAGACCTTGCTCCCAAGGCGCGTGAGATTATCTTGCTTCGCTACCAACGAGAACATTCGCCGTCGCAAATCGCCGAGATGCTGTCGCGCACGGTGAACTCGATCAACGTCGCCCTCTCGAAGGCGCGACTTGCGCTGCGCGATTGCCTGGACCGTAAAGTTCAGCCGGGGAGCCCGCAATGA